A genome region from Oncorhynchus mykiss isolate Arlee unplaced genomic scaffold, USDA_OmykA_1.1 un_scaffold_87, whole genome shotgun sequence includes the following:
- the LOC110514922 gene encoding mediator of RNA polymerase II transcription subunit 28, producing the protein MSSSMGSGMFPGQQSAGPHPVGGPGQPGLLSGAPGNRVQGPNTLVDDLEASFEACFASLVSQDYVNGTDQEEIRTGVDQCIQKFLDVARQTECFFLQKRLQLSVQKPDQVVKEDVSELRNELQRKELLVQKHLSKLHHWQQVLEDVSVQHRKPSDLPPPGPLAFLEQASASLPAVPLKQT; encoded by the exons ATGTCTTCCTCCATGGGCAGCGGGATGTTCCCCGGCCAGCAGTCCGCTGGTCCTCACCCTGTCGGCGGCCCGGGTCAGCCGGGACTACTGTCTGGAGCTCCGGGGAACAGGGTCCAGGGCCCCAACACTCTGGTGGACGACCTGGAGGCTTCTTTCGAG GCTTGCTTTGCGTCCCTAGTGAGTCAAGACTACGTGAACGGAACCGACCAGGAGGAAATTCGGACAG gtGTGGATCAGTGTATTCAGAAGTTTTTGGATGTcgccagacagacagaatgtttCTTCCTGCAGAAGCGTCTTCAGTTATCAGTCCAGAAACCCGACCAGGTGGTCAAAGAG gaTGTGTCTGAGCTGCGGAATGAACTCCAGAGGAAAGAGCTGCTTGTTCAGAAACACCTGTCTAAGCTGCACCACTGGCAGCAG gTTCTAGAGGATGTCAGTGTCCAGCATCGTAAACCGTCAGATCTCCCTCCACCTGGACCCCTGGCCTTCCTGGAACAGGCCtcagctagtctacctgctgtaccaCTCAAAcagacctaa
- the LOC110515426 gene encoding methylsterol monooxygenase 1 isoform X1: MHNAHPHQPIRMEVNSTATILSSAFLAVEYVDAVLPDNPLQPSLQYAWGYVNENYTKFQIATWGSLIVHEAIYFLFCLPGFLFQFLPFMQKYKIQQDKPETWEKQWRCFKMLLFNHFCIQLPMICGTYHFTEFFSIPYDWDSMPRWPYLLAQCLGCAVIEDTWHYFLHRLLHHRSIYKHIHKVHHEFTAPFGMQAEYAHPAETVILGSGFFIGIMVFCNHVTLLWAWVAFRLLETIDVHSGYDIPLNPLHLIPFYAGARFHDFHHMNFVGNYASTFTWWDKILHTDSQYNRHMMSKKNQ; this comes from the exons ATGCACAACG CCCATCCccaccagccaatcagaatggagGTGAACAGTACGGCCACCATCTTGTCCTCTGCCTTCCTGGCCGTGGAATATGTTGATGCTGTTTTACCTGACAACCCTCTTCAGCCTTCACTACAATACGCCTGGGG GTATGTGAATGAGAACTACACTAAATTCCAGATCGCCACCTGGGGTTCTCTCATCGTCCACGAGGCCATCTACTTCCTGTTTTGTCTACCTGGTTTCCTGTTTCAGTTCCTTCCCTTCATGCAGAAGTACAAGATCCAACAG gACAAGCCAGAGACGTGGGAGAAACAGTGGAGGTGTTTCAAGATGCTGCTGTTCAACCACTTCTGTATCCAGCTGCCCATGATCTGTGGAACGTACCACTTCACTGAGTTCTTCAGCATCCCCTACGACTGGGACAGCATGCCACGATG gcCCTACCTGTTAGCTCAGTGTCTAGGCTGTGCTGTGATAGAGGACACCTGGCACTATTTCCTCCATCGCCTGCTACATCACCGCAGTATCTACAAGCACATCCACAAAGTGCACCACGAGTTcact gcTCCATTTGGCATGCAGGCAGAGTACGCCCACCCAGCTGAGACAGTGATCCTTGGGTCTGGGTTCTTCATCGGCATCATGGTGTTCTGTAACCACGTGACGTTGCTATGGGCCTGGGTCGCCTTCCGCCTGCTGGAAACCATCGacgtacacag tgggtATGACATCCCTCTCAACCCTCTCCACCTGATCCCGTTCTATGCCGGAGCTCGTTTCCATGACTTCCACCATATGAACTTCGTAGGGAACTACGCCTCCACCTTTACCTGGTGGGACAAGATACTGCACACTGACTCCCAGTACAACAGACACATGATGAGCAAGAAGAACCAGTAA
- the LOC110515426 gene encoding methylsterol monooxygenase 1 isoform X2 — protein MEVNSTATILSSAFLAVEYVDAVLPDNPLQPSLQYAWGYVNENYTKFQIATWGSLIVHEAIYFLFCLPGFLFQFLPFMQKYKIQQDKPETWEKQWRCFKMLLFNHFCIQLPMICGTYHFTEFFSIPYDWDSMPRWPYLLAQCLGCAVIEDTWHYFLHRLLHHRSIYKHIHKVHHEFTAPFGMQAEYAHPAETVILGSGFFIGIMVFCNHVTLLWAWVAFRLLETIDVHSGYDIPLNPLHLIPFYAGARFHDFHHMNFVGNYASTFTWWDKILHTDSQYNRHMMSKKNQ, from the exons atggagGTGAACAGTACGGCCACCATCTTGTCCTCTGCCTTCCTGGCCGTGGAATATGTTGATGCTGTTTTACCTGACAACCCTCTTCAGCCTTCACTACAATACGCCTGGGG GTATGTGAATGAGAACTACACTAAATTCCAGATCGCCACCTGGGGTTCTCTCATCGTCCACGAGGCCATCTACTTCCTGTTTTGTCTACCTGGTTTCCTGTTTCAGTTCCTTCCCTTCATGCAGAAGTACAAGATCCAACAG gACAAGCCAGAGACGTGGGAGAAACAGTGGAGGTGTTTCAAGATGCTGCTGTTCAACCACTTCTGTATCCAGCTGCCCATGATCTGTGGAACGTACCACTTCACTGAGTTCTTCAGCATCCCCTACGACTGGGACAGCATGCCACGATG gcCCTACCTGTTAGCTCAGTGTCTAGGCTGTGCTGTGATAGAGGACACCTGGCACTATTTCCTCCATCGCCTGCTACATCACCGCAGTATCTACAAGCACATCCACAAAGTGCACCACGAGTTcact gcTCCATTTGGCATGCAGGCAGAGTACGCCCACCCAGCTGAGACAGTGATCCTTGGGTCTGGGTTCTTCATCGGCATCATGGTGTTCTGTAACCACGTGACGTTGCTATGGGCCTGGGTCGCCTTCCGCCTGCTGGAAACCATCGacgtacacag tgggtATGACATCCCTCTCAACCCTCTCCACCTGATCCCGTTCTATGCCGGAGCTCGTTTCCATGACTTCCACCATATGAACTTCGTAGGGAACTACGCCTCCACCTTTACCTGGTGGGACAAGATACTGCACACTGACTCCCAGTACAACAGACACATGATGAGCAAGAAGAACCAGTAA